The sequence AGACTGTACTGACAGGCATGGCGTCTTGTGATTCGACTGGGGTCTGCATATTGACTGATGCGCCCACTCTGTGCTGAAACAGTGTTACCTCAATGTACAATACAGATGAAGATGGTGTCTCTTGCAGCTCACAGTTTCCATGAGTTGAATATTAATTGTAAACCTGTCCCCAGCATGGGGcacagggagcttcactctgtgactgtcctgggagtgtgtgagtgtgtgcggggatggtgtggagggagcttcactctgtgtatgaccccaggagtgagtgatgggacggtgctaagggagcttcactctgagtctgaccctgggggtgtgtgatgggacagtgcagagggagcttcactctgtgcctgacccgtgtgtgatgggactgtgaggAGATTTAACTCTGATTGATGATGCCCTCCCTATCTCTCCTTGCCAGCCCTTGACGTCAGGTGTGGGAAGGGATCACCAGCAAACACACTGAGCAAATATGATAACTGTCaacgtggggtggggggagatggtcTATCTCTTCCTCTACTGTGGGGAGTGGTGGGGAAGAGGGACACGGTGGTGTGGGGGTGGTTAAGAGAACGGGGCTCCTGTTGAGGTGAGGGGGTGAGTGTGAGAGGGGGTCCCACGGGGATGGTGTGGAGAAGAGCTCCTGTGGGGGTAACGTCTCCCTCTCCCAGAGCCCCCACCCCTTAGAAATCCTGAATTCCCAGTCTCCCACGACCAGTTTGCTTCAGTCGTGCGCCCCCACCTCGCCAGACCGTTCGGCCCAGAGAATAGATCCTGTATGGGATCATGCCCTGCAGTTCCCGTGTCGCCTTACCTTGAACAATCGGATCCGTGGGATCTTGCCGTGCTCCCGCTGCCGTTCTTCACAGCCTGTTCCCTCTCCCGCCCCCATCCTCCCCTCCACGGCCGGTAATCAGATAACGGGACATCCCGCACTGGGAGCCTCGCCTCTGACGAACACTGTCCGTCACCCCGAGTCGTTCGCTGGGTGATGGATGGGACGGGTAAACACCGCCGGAGGAGGGGCCGAGCCTTATCGCACCTCCAGCCGCCCGTCTGCGTATCGCCCCGCGCAGGAGTGATGGAAGAGCGGGGAGTATAAGTGTGAGGAGCCCCTCCGGTTGAACACACCGGCGGCGGGATGAAGGCGGCTTCTCGAGTCTGGCTTCTACTACTCCTCCCAGCTATGGGGCACGGGGCTGGGCAATGCTTCCTGGACGGGGCAGGTACGGCACCTTCCCCCGTCTCTCCGTGAGGCTGTGGTTGGCAACCCCCTCCCGTGCTGCCcgtcctgggatgcatccaaggTTCAGCGACCGGGATAGTCAgggaaatagagggttacggagaccgggagggatgtagggactggagggggttacggagacagggagggatgtagggactggagggggttacggagacagggagggatgtagggactggagggggttacggagACCGGGAGTGatgtagggactggagggggttacgagatagggagggatgtagggactggagggggttacggagaccgggagggatgtagggactggagggggtgtagggactggagggggttacggagacagggagggatgtagggactggagggggttacggagacagggagggatgtagggactggagggggttacggagacagggagggatgtagggactggagggggttacggagacagggagggatgtagggactggagggggttacggagACCGGGAGTGatgtagggactggagggggttacgagatagggagggatgtagggactggagggggttacggagaccgggagggatgtagggactggagggggtgtagggactggagggggtgtagggactggagggggttacggagacagggagggatgtagggactggagggggttacggagacagggagggatgtagggactggagggggttacggagacagggagggatgtagggactggagggggttacagagacagggagggatgtagggactggagggggttacggagacagggagggatgtagggactggagggggttacggagacagggagggatgtagggactggagggggttacggagacagggagggatgtagggactggagggggttacggagACCGAGAGTGatgtagggactggagggggttacggagaccgggagggatgtagggactggagggggttacggagacagggagggatgtagggactggagggggttacggagacagggagggatgtagggactggagggggttacggagacagggagggatgtagggactggagggggttacggagacagggagggatgtagggactggagggggttacggagACCGGGAGTGatgtagggactggagggggttacgagatagggagggatgtagggactggagggggttacggagaccgggagggatgtagggactggagggggtgtagggactggagggggttacggagacagggagggatgtagggactggagggggttacggagacagggagggatgtagggactggagggggttacggagacagggagggatgtagggactggagggggttacggagacagggagggatgtagggactggagggggttacggagACCGGGAGTGatgtagggactggagggggttacgagatagggagggatgtagggactggagggggttacggagaccgggagggatgtagggactggagggggtgtagggactggagggggttacggagacagggagggatgtagggactggagggggttacggagacagggagggatgtagggactggagggggttacggagacagggagggatgtagggactggagggggttacggagacagggagggatgtagggactggagggggttacggagACCGGGAGTGatgtagggactggagggggttacgagatagggagggatgtagggactggagggggttacggagaccgggagggatgtagggactggagggggttacggagacagggagggatgtagggactggagggggttacggagacagggagggatgtagggactggagggggttacagagacagggagggatgtagggactggagggggttacggagaccgggagggatgtagggactggagggggttatggAGACCgggagggatgtagggactggagggggttacggagacagggagggatgtagggactggagggggttacggagACCGAGAGTGatgtagggactggagggggttacggagaccgggagggatgtagggactggagggggttacggagacagggagggatgtagggactggagggggttacggagacagggagggatgtagggactggagggggttacggagacagggagggatgtagggactggagggggttacggagacagggagggatgtagggactggagggggttacggagATCGGGAATGATGTAGGGACTGGAGGTGgtgtagggactggagggggttacggagacagggagggatgtagggactggagggggttacggagACCGGGAGTGatgtagggactggagggggtgtagggactggagggggttacggagacagggagggatgtagggactggagggggttacggagacagggagggatgtagggactggagggggttacggagACCGAGAGTGatgtagggactggagggggttacggagacagggagggatgtagggactggagggggttacggagacagggagggatgtagggactggagggtgttacggagacagggagggatgtagggactggagggggtgtagggactggagggggttacggagacagggagggatgtagggactggagggggttacggagacagggagggatgtagggactggagggggttacggagACCGAGAGTGatgtagggactggagggggttacggagacagggagggatgtagggactggagggggttacggagacagggagggatgtagggactggagggggttacggagACCGAGAGTGatgtagggactggagggggttacggagacagggagggatgtagggactgGAGGGTGTTACGGAGACCgggagggatgtagggactggagggggtgtaGGGACTGGAGAGggttacggagacagggagggatgtagggactggagggggttacggagacagggagggatgtagggactggagggggttacggagacagggagggatgtagggactggagggggttacggagaccgggagggatgtagggactggagggggttacggagacagggagggatgtagggactggagggggttacggagACCGGGAGTGatgtagggactggagggggttacggagacagggagggatgtagggactggagggggttacggagacagggagggatgtagggactggagggggttacggagacagggagggatgtagggactggagggggttacggagacagggagggatgtagggactggagggggtgtaggagacagggagggttggAGGGGGTTATACCGAGAGAGAGGATGCGTCCCTGGGACTGGCGGTGGATCCGGttcccccgtctccctccttcTCCGCCAGCTCGGAGCCCCCATCTTCACGGCCATTCTGTCCGCAGCAACCTGCGAGCACCGGGGCGCCCAGCTGGAGATCGGAGACACTTGGATGAAGGAGGATTGTTATCAGTGCGTTTGTCTCAGTCCGTTTGGCGTCGGTTGTTGCGACAGGTGAGTCTCGGAACTGGGAACAGGACCAATCTTCCCTGCAGAGACCTGGACGCCTCCTTCATCACGTGCTCCGCgatcctccctcactccctccctcactcgctccctcacccccaccccctccctgatcgcgggacggtgcggagagagggagggagggaggttggagtGTTAGGGGAAGGTGCGGAGTggacgggagggagggagtgtggaggGAGAGCGTCTGCGAGGGGAcgggtgcggagggagtttcactctgtgtcattgcccCTTCCCTCCAGCATCCAACAGCCTGTTGACTACCCTGAATGGTGTGAGGTCGTCCTGAGGCCCGACTCCTGCCAGCTGGAGGTGGTCATGAAAGCAAATCCCAGGATACCTTGCCTCGGCAAGTCCTTTGCCAGACGCCTCCTTCTCCCCAGAGCGAGGGTGGAAGAGAACCGCCGCTGGATCGAATGAAAGTGAACCCTGGGGTGGTATCGCTCACAGGAGATCCCTCCCCCACTGTGAGGTGACCCTGCATCTCAGCGTGCACTTCATTCCTGCTCCCGTCCACAAAGGCAGGGTCTGGTGAAACTTCAACCGGACATCAACTTTCCCCATGTCCATTacaatccccacccccctcagctcTCCCCACGTCTCATTTCCTCGAGgtttgattcccacccccccccatttccccacccccttcctcctgttctctcttccccccatttccctgtccccttcctcctgttctctcttccccccatttCCCCATCCCCATTCCTCCTGTTCTCTCCCCCCATTTCCTCATTCCTCCTGTTTTCTTCCCCCATTTCCCCGTCGCCTTCCTCCTGTTTCTCTCCCCCATTTCCCCATCCTCTTCCTCCTgttctctcccccatccccttcctcctctctcccccatttTCCCATCTCCTTTCTTCCTGTTCTCTCCCCATTTCACCATCCCCTTTTCTcctgttctctctccctccccatttccccatcccctttcctcctgTTCTCTTCCCCGTCCCCTTTCCTCCTGTTCTCTTCTCCTCCCATTTCCCCGTTCCCTTTCCTCCTATTCTCACCCCCCCCActttccccttctccttctcccctttctctctcctcccgtctcctttcacagagccaaaattaattaacaccttttgtttgttggtctaaACTTCCcatcctccccacccaccctccttctctccccatctctattcagacacctgtctgctttttacttataccttgactgttcctgtggacactgcaagaccatcGAATGtgacagcccagaaacaggcccttcggcccttctcatctgtgccaaaccatattGTTCTGCGTGATTCCACGGACccacacccagtccatatccctccatacccctcccttccaaattctgcttaaatgttaaaattgagcccacattcaccacttcagggggcagctcgttccacactttaACCACTCTCACCTTGAAGgtcccctttcccctttcacccttaacccatgttctctggtttgtatctcactacatttattctgtctgtcctcctaatcattttaaaaacctctatcaaatctcccctcgttctcccTGTTGAGTTTATCCAGAATCTCTGTATTTTGACccctcaatcacagcatctgcagacatttgtgtttcaccCTCTGGTGTAAGTCATCCGGGAGCCCATTCTCGTGTTgcgtgtgcacatgtgtgtgagaGGGCAGTGCTTTCACCACCTCCTGTGTTCCCCTCCATGTTTTCCTCTCTGTTCAATATTAAATGAACATCCTGCAGTCATATGGGTGTGTTGTCATCCTTGGAACCACAAGCAGTCGGGATACacaaatagggggagttgtggatagtgaggagggttttcgggAACTGCAGAAGGTtttggactgtttagaagagtggggtgaaagatggcagatgaagtttactATCAATAAGTGTGAAGTACTTAAttatgggaagaataatcaaaatacgaaatatgcagtgaaggggagggcattgaggaatccaGAGGAActaagatcttggaataacggttcatcgttctttgagaGTGGACTcttatgtagatagggtggtaaagaaggctttgggtatgctagcgtttataaatcaaagcatagaataaaggagctgggaggtggtattaagactgttcaaggcattggtgaggccaaatttggaatagtgtgtgcagttctgggccccaaattataggaaggatatcaataaggtagagagggttcagagaagatttactaagatgttgcctggattgcagtatctagaatatggagaaagactgagtagactgggtctttattcattggagtgtagaaggttgaggggggatttgatagaggtatttaaaattatgagggggatagatgtgaataggctcttccccttgagggtaggggagattggaacaaggggtcatgttAAGGGTTAATGGGGC comes from Narcine bancroftii isolate sNarBan1 chromosome 5, sNarBan1.hap1, whole genome shotgun sequence and encodes:
- the LOC138765439 gene encoding prostate-associated microseminoprotein-like, which translates into the protein MDGTGKHRRRRGRALSHLQPPVCLGAPIFTAILSAATCEHRGAQLEIGDTWMKEDCYQCVCLSPFGVGCCDSIQQPVDYPEWCEVVLRPDSCQLEVVMKANPRIPCLGKSFARRLLLPRARVEENRRWIE